A single genomic interval of Lucilia cuprina isolate Lc7/37 chromosome 2, ASM2204524v1, whole genome shotgun sequence harbors:
- the LOC111689142 gene encoding protein trunk isoform X1, with protein MKYILQLYLVMGFTFKIISTNYCKQLSTKSLTKIHGQAFNPRYMSIEPPTSNHDASSKRSSYELPFYADDDVVSVGDFPAWETEHVNFYEKKKESTLKQRSIRITNIFNDRTIAKSDVFKTRPWECSSKLAWIDLGLHYFPRYIRSVECISKKCWYGNFNCKAKSFTIKILKRKNGSCIRISEKLLMVVLEEFDSDYTELWVWEEISINFCCDCVMLR; from the coding sequence atgaaatatattttgcaattgtACCTGGTTATGGGATTTACGTTTAAAATAATATCTACAAATTATTGCAAACAATTATCTACAAAATCACTTACCAAAATTCATGGACAGGCATTTAATCCTCGTTATATGAGCATTGAACCACCAACATCTAATCATGATGCTAGTAGCAAACGCTCTTCTTACGAATTACCATTttatgctgatgatgatgttgtatCTGTAGGAGATTTTCCAGCATGGGAAACGGAACATGTGAacttttacgaaaaaaaaaaagagtcaACTTTAAAACAGAGAAGCATacgtattacaaatatttttaatgatcgCACCATTGCAAAGTCTGATGTATTTAAAACTCGACCGTGGGAATGCTCCTCTAAGCTTGCATGGATAGACCTTGGTCTACACTATTTTCCTAGATATATACGTTCTGTTGAGTGCATTTCCAAAAAATGTTGGTATGGTAATTTTAACTGCAAAGCTAAATCgtttactataaaaatattgaaaagaaaaaatggaTCATGTATTCGAATAAGTGAAAAATTGCTTATGGTTGTATTAGAAGAATTTGATTCCGATTATACTGAATTATGGGTATGGgaagaaatttcaataaatttttgttgtgatTGTGTAATGCTACGTTGA